A stretch of Aeromicrobium tamlense DNA encodes these proteins:
- a CDS encoding branched-chain amino acid ABC transporter permease, whose translation MELLQQIINGLTIGSTYALVAIGFSVVYGALGLVNFAHGDILMAGAFSTYGLYTLGVPLPLACLGGIVVGSLLAVAVEEVAVRPVLTQHLLIPMMTTLGAGLIIRNIVERIWGNGTLPFPSFTGGGYVHIGDLQISKSAVVTLVVAFVAMFAFLAFLKFTKAGFAIRAVAQDMTAARLMGVPVNRTIAVVYLTGGAMGVVGGLLYANTLEVVYLGMGFAVLLKGFAAAIVGGIGNLQGAMIGGLVIGVLESTVGPATGSYRDAVAFVLLIAILLVRPTGLLGARIQERV comes from the coding sequence ATGGAGCTCCTGCAGCAGATCATCAACGGTCTGACCATCGGCAGCACGTACGCCCTCGTGGCGATCGGATTCTCGGTCGTCTACGGCGCGCTCGGGCTGGTCAACTTCGCCCACGGCGACATCCTCATGGCCGGCGCGTTCTCGACGTACGGGCTCTACACGCTCGGCGTCCCGCTGCCCCTGGCGTGCCTCGGCGGCATCGTCGTCGGCAGCCTGCTGGCGGTCGCGGTGGAGGAGGTCGCGGTACGGCCGGTCCTCACCCAGCACCTGCTCATCCCCATGATGACCACGCTCGGCGCCGGACTCATCATCCGGAACATCGTCGAGCGCATCTGGGGCAACGGCACGCTGCCGTTCCCGTCGTTCACCGGCGGCGGCTACGTCCACATCGGCGACCTGCAGATCTCGAAGTCGGCGGTGGTCACGCTGGTCGTGGCGTTCGTCGCGATGTTCGCCTTCCTGGCGTTCCTGAAGTTCACCAAGGCGGGCTTCGCGATCCGCGCGGTCGCGCAGGACATGACGGCCGCCCGCCTCATGGGCGTGCCGGTCAACCGCACGATCGCCGTCGTCTACCTGACCGGTGGCGCGATGGGCGTCGTCGGCGGCCTGCTCTACGCGAACACGCTCGAGGTCGTCTACCTCGGCATGGGCTTCGCGGTGCTGCTCAAGGGCTTCGCGGCCGCGATCGTCGGTGGCATCGGCAACCTGCAGGGCGCCATGATCGGCGGCCTGGTCATCGGCGTGCTGGAGTCCACCGTCGGCCCCGCGACCGGCTCCTACCGCGACGCGGTGGCGTTCGTCCTGCTGATCGCGATCCTCCTCGTCCGTCCCACCGGCCTGCTCGGTGCCCGCATCCAGGAGCGTGTCTGA
- a CDS encoding branched-chain amino acid ABC transporter permease gives MLQVLPKKLLWAIGAIALVAAVLLPNLVEPYTVRVAALILVFTVFATGLNIILGFTGLLSFGHAAVFGVGAYVSARLLLDTGMPLLLVMVAATVGAGVVGLLVGLTSWRAGGDYLALVTLGVGQIFYLFLINEKDLTGGATGLPGIPAGNFFGWDLAPLENTYLFILAVTVVVMGFAWVLGRSYFGRAMLAVREDEIIARAHGINVPLTKVLSFGIGSAIAGLAGVLQVLLLGFVGPATFKVDQSILVVEIVLIGGMATTIGPLLGSILVIGSTEYLRALADYRSAVFGVLMLVILLWRPGGLAQIFGLSSRTPNAVRLPFIGRIGRRKGAPAATPAADEIEDEHEKEEVSR, from the coding sequence ATGCTGCAGGTACTCCCCAAGAAGCTCCTCTGGGCCATCGGCGCGATCGCGCTGGTCGCCGCGGTCCTGCTGCCGAATCTCGTCGAGCCGTACACGGTGCGCGTCGCCGCGCTGATCCTCGTGTTCACGGTGTTCGCCACGGGTCTCAACATCATCCTCGGGTTCACCGGTCTGCTGAGCTTCGGCCACGCCGCCGTCTTCGGCGTCGGCGCCTACGTCTCGGCGCGGCTCCTGCTCGACACCGGCATGCCGCTGCTGCTCGTCATGGTCGCGGCCACCGTCGGGGCGGGCGTGGTGGGGCTGCTGGTCGGCCTCACCTCATGGCGCGCGGGCGGCGACTACCTCGCCCTCGTGACGCTCGGCGTCGGCCAGATCTTCTACCTGTTCCTCATCAACGAGAAGGACCTGACGGGCGGCGCGACCGGCCTCCCGGGCATCCCCGCCGGCAACTTCTTCGGCTGGGACCTGGCGCCGCTGGAGAACACGTACCTGTTCATCCTCGCGGTCACCGTCGTCGTGATGGGCTTCGCCTGGGTCCTGGGACGGTCGTACTTCGGCCGGGCCATGCTCGCGGTGCGCGAGGACGAGATCATCGCCCGCGCCCACGGGATCAACGTGCCGCTGACCAAGGTCCTGTCGTTCGGCATCGGCAGCGCGATCGCCGGTCTCGCCGGCGTGCTGCAGGTGCTGCTGCTGGGCTTCGTCGGACCCGCGACGTTCAAGGTCGACCAGTCGATCCTCGTGGTCGAGATCGTCCTGATCGGCGGCATGGCCACGACGATCGGCCCGCTGCTCGGCTCGATCCTCGTCATCGGCTCGACCGAGTACCTGCGAGCCCTGGCCGACTACCGCTCGGCCGTGTTCGGCGTGCTGATGCTCGTGATCCTGCTCTGGCGTCCGGGCGGTCTCGCCCAGATCTTCGGGCTGAGCTCGCGGACGCCCAACGCGGTCCGGCTGCCCTTCATCGGGAGGATCGGCCGCCGCAAGGGCGCGCCGGCTGCGACGCCCGCGGCGGACGAGATCGAGGACGAGCACGAGAAGGAGGAGGTCAGCCGATGA
- a CDS encoding ABC transporter ATP-binding protein, which produces MSTTLLKATDVGCRFGGVIALDRVDFEVAENEIVGLIGPNGSGKTTLLNVLSGIYKPTSGSLTIGGNDVRWPSSRILSKRYKLARTFQNIRLAPGLTVRDNVLIGMHSTFHWYDALRRGRSSREASARQAADEILEFVGIADKADHIATDLSYGDQRRVEISRALATSPKLLLLDEPAAGMNPREAASLVTLIRQIHAQRDLSIVVIEHNMNVVMNTASRVMVLDAGLCIAHGDPKTVSSDEQVLEAYLGKRFRNA; this is translated from the coding sequence ATGAGCACGACCCTGCTGAAGGCGACCGACGTCGGCTGCCGGTTCGGAGGCGTCATCGCCCTCGACCGTGTCGACTTCGAGGTCGCCGAGAACGAGATCGTCGGCCTGATCGGGCCGAACGGATCGGGCAAGACCACCCTGCTGAACGTGCTCTCGGGCATCTACAAGCCCACGTCCGGCTCGCTCACGATCGGCGGCAACGACGTCCGCTGGCCGTCGTCGCGGATCCTGAGCAAGCGGTACAAGCTGGCGCGGACGTTCCAGAACATCCGCCTGGCGCCCGGGCTCACCGTGCGGGACAACGTCCTCATCGGGATGCACTCGACGTTCCACTGGTACGACGCGCTGCGCCGTGGCAGGTCGTCCCGCGAGGCGTCGGCCCGCCAGGCCGCCGACGAGATCCTCGAGTTCGTCGGGATCGCGGACAAGGCCGACCACATCGCCACGGACCTCAGCTACGGCGACCAGCGCCGCGTGGAGATCTCGCGGGCGCTGGCGACCTCGCCGAAGCTGCTCCTGCTCGATGAGCCGGCTGCCGGCATGAACCCGCGCGAGGCCGCGTCGCTCGTGACCCTGATCCGCCAGATCCACGCCCAGCGAGACCTCTCGATCGTGGTCATCGAGCACAACATGAACGTCGTCATGAACACGGCGTCACGGGTCATGGTGCTCGACGCCGGACTCTGCATCGCCCACGGCGACCCGAAGACCGTGAGCTCCGACGAGCAGGTGCTCGAGGCGTATCTGGGAAAGAGGTTCCGCAATGCCTGA